One Olsenella sp. oral taxon 807 DNA segment encodes these proteins:
- a CDS encoding regulatory iron-sulfur-containing complex subunit RicT: MPTVIPVKFKYVAHDLWFDPADTGAGEGDYAICATERGQEIGLCTMDAMEVDEERLRQRIDKASLSSVVRIASESDLDRADKLARQGEDALPTFRDSVYKLNLDMKPIGVEYLFDGGRVVCYFSAEDRVDFRQLVRVLSRELRKRIDMRQIGVREEAALVGGFAHCGQELCCARLGCRLEPVSIRMAKEQDLPLNTSKISGACGRLMCCLRYEFDAYKDFKQRAPKRNAVIETPLGKAKIVEYDTPKEQICLRLENGKQVRIPLAEMQTSEAAVKKSEELHCPCRPDMVPRSALERLQSPEVQMALAELDRVHGVVPKAAFDSADIFVESKPRRRSRRSRRQDGSMSGAQGADGARSTFHPRGAKSAPTPREGDEPSARTQNRSKRRRKKGGVGGVSGGSPTKERVQETPVKSDARHRRRHHEDGDVSDGAVWPATTLVRSDGAGMPQDRPVRRRPGDRGGQQAKVQTRGQDGQRTQAQGTGTHEGTSKPKRRRRSGRGRGSGGGGLGTQGPGSDPSSAT; the protein is encoded by the coding sequence ATGCCCACCGTCATACCGGTGAAGTTCAAATACGTGGCACACGACCTGTGGTTCGATCCTGCAGATACGGGTGCTGGAGAGGGAGACTACGCCATCTGCGCGACCGAACGCGGACAGGAGATAGGCCTTTGCACCATGGATGCCATGGAGGTGGACGAGGAGCGCCTCAGGCAGCGGATAGATAAGGCGAGCCTGAGTAGCGTGGTGCGCATCGCATCGGAGTCCGACCTCGATCGTGCCGACAAGCTCGCCCGGCAGGGTGAGGATGCGCTTCCGACCTTTCGTGATTCTGTGTACAAGCTGAATCTTGACATGAAGCCCATAGGCGTCGAGTACCTCTTCGACGGTGGTCGCGTCGTGTGTTACTTCTCGGCGGAGGATCGTGTTGACTTTCGCCAGCTCGTGCGTGTGCTCAGCCGTGAACTGCGCAAACGCATCGACATGCGCCAGATCGGGGTGCGCGAGGAGGCCGCCCTTGTGGGTGGTTTCGCACACTGTGGGCAGGAGCTCTGCTGCGCGCGGCTAGGTTGCAGGCTGGAGCCCGTCTCCATTCGAATGGCCAAGGAGCAGGACCTGCCGCTCAACACATCCAAGATCTCGGGTGCCTGCGGGCGACTCATGTGCTGTTTGCGCTACGAGTTCGATGCGTACAAGGACTTCAAGCAGCGCGCGCCCAAGCGTAACGCCGTGATAGAGACGCCGCTCGGCAAGGCGAAGATCGTCGAGTATGACACGCCCAAGGAGCAGATATGCCTGCGTCTTGAGAATGGAAAACAGGTGCGCATCCCCCTCGCGGAGATGCAGACCTCCGAAGCGGCGGTCAAGAAGAGCGAGGAGCTGCACTGCCCCTGCCGCCCGGATATGGTGCCGCGCTCGGCGCTCGAGAGGCTCCAATCGCCCGAGGTGCAGATGGCACTCGCGGAGCTCGATCGGGTCCATGGTGTGGTTCCCAAGGCTGCCTTCGATTCGGCCGACATATTCGTGGAGAGCAAGCCACGTCGTCGTAGCCGGAGGAGCCGCAGGCAAGATGGTAGCATGAGTGGCGCCCAAGGTGCCGACGGCGCCCGCTCAACCTTCCATCCCCGGGGCGCAAAATCTGCGCCCACCCCGCGCGAGGGTGACGAACCGTCCGCGCGGACCCAAAATCGCTCGAAGCGTCGGCGCAAGAAAGGTGGCGTCGGTGGAGTTTCTGGCGGCAGTCCAACCAAGGAGCGGGTGCAGGAGACGCCGGTTAAGTCCGACGCAAGGCACCGTCGCCGCCACCATGAGGATGGTGATGTCAGCGACGGAGCAGTGTGGCCGGCTACGACCTTGGTGAGGTCTGATGGCGCAGGCATGCCGCAGGACCGTCCCGTCCGTCGCCGCCCAGGAGATCGTGGGGGACAGCAGGCAAAGGTCCAGACTCGAGGCCAAGACGGACAGCGCACACAGGCTCAGGGCACGGGAACGCACGAGGGCACCAGTAAGCCCAAGAGGCGTCGTCGCAGTGGTCGAGGGCGTGGCAGTGGCGGTGGTGGTCTTGGCACCCAAGGCCCAGGCTCAGATCCCAGTTCCGCCACATGA
- a CDS encoding 6-carboxytetrahydropterin synthase: MYELSTEHCFDSAHFLTDYHGACENLHGHRWRVTAYVAADELVTSGTERGMVMDFARFKRIVREECDALDHSFLVEEGSLRPETIAALEGEGFVLTLLPFRTTAENLARYLAERLIARGLPIRRVDCDETPNNRASYVPPSCAFE, from the coding sequence ATGTACGAGCTTTCCACCGAGCATTGCTTTGATAGCGCCCACTTCCTGACCGACTATCACGGCGCGTGCGAGAACCTGCATGGGCACCGGTGGCGTGTGACGGCATATGTTGCGGCAGACGAGCTGGTCACAAGCGGTACCGAGAGGGGCATGGTCATGGACTTCGCCCGGTTCAAGCGCATCGTCCGCGAGGAGTGCGATGCGCTCGACCATAGCTTCCTCGTCGAGGAGGGGTCGCTCAGGCCCGAGACGATCGCTGCACTCGAAGGTGAGGGGTTTGTACTCACGTTGCTGCCCTTCAGGACGACGGCCGAGAACCTCGCTCGTTACCTGGCCGAGCGTCTTATCGCACGGGGCCTGCCCATACGTCGCGTCGATTGCGACGAGACCCCCAACAACCGCGCGAGCTATGTGCCGCCCAGCTGTGCCTTCGAGTGA
- a CDS encoding glycoside hydrolase family 5 protein has translation MAARVLHGVNLAGWLTLEPWVTPRLFADSGALDEDALIASIGTKRYRELISEHRRTFLSQKDFTSIASRGFNAVRLAVPWYVFGDAGPDSGPFVGCLEYVDEAFLWAEDIDLKIVLALAVIPGSKAAGTDFAHDREDFSRRREAMLVVLGALAKRYSSRMALAGIEVADGVVAQTRRGFTLSDGVPLHQVRNYYREAYESIRTNAPDVTVILPDAGMPGSWRRFMPPRRYENVWLDSHLYHYRDHIDSVGPTGIRMLSNASRESMRLARKSGLPVMVGKWSASLPFPDSVTTPEGRIALERVYISEQLAIFKSCPAWFFNTWKTDKHLDGWDARVALSSFERAMLT, from the coding sequence ATGGCGGCACGCGTACTTCATGGCGTGAATCTCGCTGGCTGGCTGACGCTCGAGCCGTGGGTTACCCCCCGGCTCTTCGCGGACTCCGGAGCGCTCGACGAGGACGCCCTCATCGCCTCTATCGGCACCAAGCGCTATCGCGAGCTTATCAGCGAGCATCGCAGAACCTTTCTCTCCCAGAAGGACTTCACCTCGATAGCGTCTCGTGGCTTCAACGCCGTGCGTCTCGCCGTTCCCTGGTACGTCTTTGGTGATGCGGGGCCTGACAGCGGTCCCTTTGTGGGCTGTCTCGAGTACGTAGACGAGGCCTTCTTGTGGGCAGAGGACATCGACCTCAAGATCGTGCTCGCGCTTGCCGTCATTCCTGGGTCGAAGGCCGCCGGCACGGACTTCGCGCATGACCGCGAGGATTTCTCGCGCCGCCGCGAGGCCATGCTTGTCGTTCTGGGCGCACTCGCAAAGCGCTATTCTTCACGCATGGCCCTTGCGGGCATAGAGGTCGCCGATGGCGTCGTCGCCCAGACGCGCCGGGGGTTCACGCTTAGTGATGGTGTGCCCCTGCATCAGGTGCGCAACTACTACCGCGAGGCGTACGAGAGCATTCGCACCAATGCGCCGGACGTCACGGTCATCCTGCCTGACGCGGGCATGCCTGGTTCTTGGCGCAGGTTCATGCCACCAAGGCGCTATGAGAACGTCTGGCTCGATAGTCACCTCTACCACTACCGCGACCATATTGACTCCGTTGGTCCCACGGGTATTCGCATGTTGTCGAACGCGTCTCGCGAGTCGATGAGGCTTGCGAGGAAAAGCGGCCTTCCCGTGATGGTGGGCAAGTGGTCGGCATCGCTTCCGTTTCCGGACTCCGTCACGACGCCCGAAGGCAGGATCGCGCTCGAGCGCGTCTACATCTCAGAGCAGCTCGCGATCTTCAAGAGCTGCCCTGCCTGGTTCTTTAACACATGGAAGACGGACAAGCATCTCGACGGCTGGGACGCCCGTGTCGCGCTCTCATCCTTCGAGCGGGCGATGCTCACGTGA
- the rsmI gene encoding 16S rRNA (cytidine(1402)-2'-O)-methyltransferase codes for MSQGVVEGEPVTFVRQPQGEGTLFVVGTPIGNLDDISVRALHTLREVDLILCEDTRVTGRLLSHFGIRAALRRADEHSLAERIAPALSRIERGEKVAFVSDAGMPGVSDPGQRLVDAVLDAGLAVEVIPGPSAVTCALVASGLPMEHFFFEGFLPRKRGALLTRLEELAAVPGALVIYESPHRVPATLAAIADVLPERQVALARELTKLHEEVVRGPVREVADELIAREDLKGECVIVIAAPSADELTSLRRKRQADVPLNEAVREGLVAGEPKSALAKRLSKAYGVSRAKVYGLALRTSGGCCGQEKSAASTGT; via the coding sequence GTGAGCCAAGGGGTAGTCGAGGGCGAACCCGTCACCTTCGTGCGTCAGCCGCAGGGAGAAGGGACCCTCTTCGTCGTGGGGACGCCCATCGGCAACCTCGATGACATCTCGGTGCGCGCCCTACATACACTTCGTGAGGTTGATCTCATCCTATGCGAGGACACGCGGGTGACGGGCAGGCTGCTGTCCCATTTTGGCATCCGCGCGGCGCTCAGGCGGGCGGACGAGCACAGTTTGGCGGAGCGCATCGCTCCCGCGCTTAGCCGCATCGAGCGGGGGGAGAAGGTAGCGTTTGTCTCTGATGCGGGTATGCCGGGTGTGTCCGATCCCGGCCAGCGCCTGGTGGATGCCGTCCTCGATGCGGGGCTTGCCGTCGAGGTCATTCCCGGTCCCTCTGCCGTCACCTGCGCACTTGTGGCCTCGGGGCTTCCCATGGAGCACTTCTTCTTTGAGGGCTTCCTTCCGCGCAAGAGAGGTGCGCTGCTCACTCGGCTCGAGGAGCTCGCGGCGGTGCCTGGTGCGCTCGTCATCTATGAGTCACCACATCGCGTGCCCGCGACGCTCGCGGCTATCGCCGACGTGCTCCCAGAGCGCCAGGTCGCCCTTGCGCGAGAGCTCACCAAGCTCCACGAGGAGGTCGTGCGAGGTCCCGTACGCGAGGTGGCAGACGAACTTATCGCTCGGGAGGACCTCAAGGGCGAGTGCGTCATCGTGATCGCGGCGCCGAGCGCGGATGAGCTCACGTCCCTGCGCCGGAAGCGACAGGCCGACGTTCCCCTTAACGAGGCCGTGCGCGAGGGGCTTGTAGCAGGCGAGCCCAAGAGCGCACTTGCCAAGCGCCTCTCCAAGGCCTATGGTGTGTCCCGTGCCAAGGTATACGGTCTGGCTCTCCGCACGAGCGGAGGATGCTGCGGCCAGGAAAAGTCCGCCGCGTCGACGGGAACCTGA
- the metG gene encoding methionine--tRNA ligase, which translates to MADITLTGPGGCNGRPSFYITTPIYYVNAKPHLGTAYTTVLCDVQARYRRAKGFDVKFLTGMDEHGQKVEEAAREHGMGPKEWCDSQVPAFEELWRTLEISNDDFIRTTEPRQLRAVSYLWERMRESGYIYKGSYDGWYCVPDETYFTENQVHKADEERHSEGQHLCPDCGRPLTRVQEESWFFRLSAFQDRLLGLYEEHPDFVMPSFRMHEVKSFVEGGLQDLSVSRTSFDWGIRLPFDEGHVTYVWFDALLNYMTAVGYGQPGEGAAAELARRWPAQYHVVGKDIIRFHCVIWPAMLMAMGEALPEHVFAHGFLMVRNDETGQGEKMSKSRGNAIAPQEVIDLLGVEGYRYYFMCDVIPGEDGAISLSRMEQVYNADLANSWGNLVSRALNMSSKYFGGMTPADDPTWASRQSPLRDIACGIEARYSEHMESFEYVAAKDVIMELVHAANHYVEDSAPWTLAKDPSRSGELADVIRNLLESIRISAHLLAPFMPQTSVEVLRRMGATGELDCDDLATACEWGQLAGGVEVTKGDALFPRLAAKG; encoded by the coding sequence ATGGCAGACATCACCTTGACTGGCCCGGGCGGCTGCAACGGCAGGCCCAGCTTCTACATCACCACACCCATCTACTACGTCAACGCAAAGCCACACCTGGGGACCGCGTACACCACAGTTCTCTGTGACGTGCAGGCGCGCTACCGTCGCGCCAAGGGTTTCGACGTCAAGTTTCTCACGGGTATGGACGAGCATGGCCAGAAGGTCGAGGAGGCTGCGCGCGAGCACGGCATGGGACCAAAGGAGTGGTGCGACAGTCAGGTGCCGGCCTTCGAGGAGCTCTGGCGGACGCTCGAGATATCCAACGATGACTTTATCCGCACCACCGAGCCTCGCCAGCTGCGTGCCGTCAGCTACCTCTGGGAGCGCATGAGGGAGTCTGGCTATATCTACAAGGGCTCCTACGACGGCTGGTACTGCGTTCCCGACGAGACCTACTTCACCGAGAACCAGGTGCACAAGGCCGACGAGGAACGCCACAGCGAGGGCCAGCACCTCTGCCCCGACTGTGGCCGACCCCTTACGCGCGTGCAGGAGGAGTCCTGGTTTTTCAGACTTTCCGCCTTCCAGGACCGGCTGCTTGGACTCTACGAGGAGCACCCCGACTTCGTGATGCCCAGCTTTAGGATGCACGAGGTCAAGAGCTTTGTGGAGGGGGGCCTTCAGGACCTCTCCGTGAGCCGCACGAGCTTTGACTGGGGCATACGCCTGCCCTTTGATGAGGGCCACGTGACCTACGTGTGGTTCGACGCGCTGCTCAACTACATGACGGCCGTGGGCTATGGTCAGCCGGGAGAGGGTGCCGCAGCTGAGCTCGCGCGGCGCTGGCCTGCCCAGTACCACGTCGTGGGCAAGGACATCATCCGCTTCCACTGCGTCATCTGGCCCGCCATGCTCATGGCTATGGGCGAGGCCCTGCCGGAGCACGTCTTTGCCCACGGCTTCCTGATGGTTAGGAACGATGAGACCGGTCAGGGCGAGAAGATGAGCAAGTCGCGTGGGAACGCCATCGCCCCCCAGGAGGTCATCGACCTTCTGGGCGTGGAGGGCTACCGCTACTACTTCATGTGTGACGTCATACCTGGCGAGGACGGTGCCATCAGCCTCTCTCGCATGGAGCAGGTCTATAACGCGGACCTCGCCAACAGCTGGGGTAACCTCGTGAGTCGTGCCCTTAACATGAGCTCCAAGTACTTTGGTGGCATGACGCCTGCGGATGACCCCACCTGGGCGTCCCGCCAGAGTCCGTTGCGCGATATCGCCTGTGGCATAGAGGCCCGCTATAGCGAGCACATGGAGAGCTTCGAGTATGTGGCTGCCAAGGACGTGATCATGGAGCTCGTGCATGCGGCGAACCATTACGTCGAGGACTCGGCTCCCTGGACGCTGGCCAAGGACCCCTCGCGCTCAGGCGAGCTTGCCGACGTTATACGCAACCTGCTTGAGTCGATACGCATCTCGGCGCATCTGCTTGCGCCCTTCATGCCACAGACGTCTGTCGAGGTTCTGCGCCGCATGGGCGCTACAGGCGAGCTGGACTGTGACGATCTGGCCACCGCCTGCGAATGGGGCCAGCTTGCCGGTGGCGTCGAGGTCACCAAGGGAGACGCCCTCTTCCCGCGCCTCGCTGCCAAGGGGTAG
- the rsmA gene encoding 16S rRNA (adenine(1518)-N(6)/adenine(1519)-N(6))-dimethyltransferase RsmA — MPGAGEAPYSYLANVRETRATLARFGLVTKHRLGQNFLVSDAVVGKILDLAELVGDDVVLEVGPGIGTLTVALLARAREVIAIEADRALEPVLATTCAQDAERLTLLWGDALRLVPLVPSATAAPIGSPSPPSSLSGVGFVPNKLVSNLPYQVAATLILKLLQELPSVGRLVVMVQAEVADRICAGPGSRVYGAYTAKLALWGQVTGHFEVGRGSFLPPPHVDSTVVRIDRAPMADPKTGLDLTPSQLDWVAHVIDASFAQRRKTIRNSLSAGGFERSRLDEAFARSDIAPTTRAESLSPSDFVRLADAL; from the coding sequence GTGCCTGGGGCAGGGGAGGCTCCGTACTCCTATCTGGCGAATGTCCGTGAGACACGGGCGACGCTTGCGCGCTTCGGGCTTGTCACCAAGCATCGGCTGGGACAGAACTTCCTGGTAAGCGATGCGGTGGTGGGGAAGATCCTGGACCTGGCCGAACTGGTGGGGGATGATGTCGTCCTCGAGGTGGGTCCGGGCATCGGCACGCTTACGGTTGCACTGCTCGCTCGTGCTCGTGAGGTCATTGCCATCGAGGCCGATCGCGCGCTTGAGCCGGTGCTTGCCACGACCTGTGCGCAGGACGCCGAGCGACTCACCCTGTTGTGGGGAGATGCGCTCAGGCTCGTCCCTCTCGTTCCTTCGGCCACCGCGGCACCCATCGGCTCCCCGTCCCCCCCTTCGTCCCTTTCGGGAGTGGGTTTCGTGCCCAACAAGCTTGTCTCGAACTTGCCCTACCAGGTGGCGGCAACTCTCATCCTCAAGCTGCTTCAGGAGCTTCCGAGCGTGGGGCGGCTTGTGGTCATGGTTCAGGCGGAGGTAGCCGATCGCATCTGTGCGGGTCCCGGGTCACGGGTCTATGGTGCCTATACGGCAAAACTTGCGCTCTGGGGCCAGGTCACGGGTCATTTCGAGGTCGGACGGGGCAGCTTCTTGCCGCCCCCGCACGTGGACTCCACTGTCGTGCGCATAGACCGCGCGCCCATGGCGGACCCCAAGACGGGGCTGGACCTCACGCCCTCGCAGCTCGACTGGGTCGCTCATGTCATTGATGCGTCCTTTGCCCAGCGCAGGAAGACGATTCGCAATTCCTTGTCAGCAGGCGGCTTCGAGCGGTCCCGGCTCGACGAGGCTTTTGCGCGCTCTGACATCGCGCCAACCACCCGCGCGGAGTCCCTCTCGCCCTCGGACTTTGTGCGCCTCGCAGACGCGTTGTGA
- a CDS encoding TatD family hydrolase: MAGFVFRSKKGKDIEVPVPPAPLADTHGHLTCFRTLDVADALAHAALAGLRLLVVPIDIVDDFGERWRTAGDLLAWLDTQVERAHTSLDDTAGEGLEPPTFNGWGVPELLDNVHIVAGAHPYGADCLDEAALTRLGDLLASPRCVGVGEIGLDFGPHNKLGADVQERAFRRQLRFAHERQLPVELHLRDGEDDTAAHDLAIRVLREEGVPERGCDLHCFTQSLEVMAPFVELGCHIAFGGAVTFRRSDDIRSAACACPKNLLLSETDSPYMAPVPLRGWECEPAMVAFSAALLADVRKATLDAPREETYRALWENACTLFGLSPMCAAG, encoded by the coding sequence ATGGCAGGTTTCGTGTTTCGCTCCAAAAAGGGCAAGGATATCGAAGTTCCCGTACCGCCAGCACCGCTTGCGGACACTCACGGACATCTGACCTGCTTTCGTACGCTTGACGTCGCAGACGCGCTCGCTCATGCCGCCCTCGCAGGCCTGCGCCTCCTTGTGGTGCCCATTGACATCGTTGATGACTTTGGCGAGAGGTGGAGGACTGCAGGGGATTTGCTCGCATGGCTGGACACGCAGGTTGAGCGCGCGCATACGTCGCTTGACGATACGGCTGGAGAGGGCCTGGAGCCTCCGACCTTCAACGGTTGGGGAGTTCCGGAACTTCTCGACAACGTGCACATCGTGGCGGGGGCGCATCCCTACGGTGCGGACTGCTTGGACGAGGCAGCGCTCACTCGCCTTGGCGACCTCCTTGCCAGTCCGCGCTGTGTGGGTGTGGGCGAGATCGGACTCGACTTCGGTCCCCACAACAAGCTTGGTGCCGATGTTCAGGAGAGGGCCTTTCGTCGCCAGCTTCGGTTTGCTCATGAGCGGCAGCTCCCCGTTGAGCTGCATCTTCGCGATGGCGAGGACGATACGGCGGCGCACGATCTCGCGATTCGCGTGCTCAGAGAGGAGGGAGTGCCCGAGCGAGGCTGTGACTTGCATTGCTTCACCCAGTCTCTTGAGGTCATGGCACCGTTTGTGGAGCTTGGCTGTCACATCGCCTTTGGTGGTGCCGTTACCTTCAGGCGCTCGGACGATATCAGGTCCGCAGCTTGCGCATGTCCGAAGAACCTACTGCTCTCTGAGACGGACTCTCCCTACATGGCGCCGGTGCCCCTGCGTGGCTGGGAGTGCGAGCCGGCGATGGTCGCCTTCTCCGCAGCGCTTCTTGCCGACGTGCGCAAGGCTACACTGGACGCACCGCGCGAGGAGACCTACCGCGCCCTCTGGGAGAACGCCTGTACGCTCTTTGGGCTTTCTCCCATGTGCGCAGCAGGGTAG
- a CDS encoding ComF family protein, whose product MSQVDAHIEDVTHDSRDRMAGAFEDMEQRVAELLWPTRCIGCDRPGELLCAECRSRLPWIEQRWACPDCGAPFGSLACTECEHDWESRTIVCALPFGGTISRLITIFKDHHERRLASVLAAAMATSLDEAAAWPAQDGRSRFEPEELDAICFVPATAGAYARRGFDHMELVSQELAALTGIPLADVLARASARDQRQLDRWERRENIRGTIGPVTDVSGLRFLLVDDVITTGASMREATRALLDRGAAEVSCCAFARVW is encoded by the coding sequence ATGTCACAGGTGGACGCGCACATCGAGGATGTCACCCATGACTCTCGTGACCGGATGGCGGGTGCGTTCGAGGACATGGAACAACGTGTTGCCGAACTGCTTTGGCCGACCCGCTGTATTGGGTGTGACAGGCCGGGAGAGCTTCTTTGTGCCGAGTGCCGATCGCGGCTCCCTTGGATCGAGCAACGCTGGGCCTGTCCGGACTGTGGGGCACCCTTTGGGAGTCTCGCCTGTACGGAGTGTGAACATGACTGGGAATCGCGCACGATCGTTTGCGCGCTTCCCTTTGGTGGAACGATTTCTCGTCTCATCACGATCTTCAAGGATCATCACGAGCGGCGCCTTGCTTCGGTGTTGGCTGCGGCGATGGCAACCTCACTCGACGAGGCGGCCGCCTGGCCTGCCCAAGATGGCCGTTCACGCTTTGAGCCCGAGGAACTCGACGCGATCTGCTTCGTTCCGGCAACCGCTGGAGCCTACGCCCGGCGGGGCTTCGACCACATGGAGCTTGTGTCCCAAGAGCTTGCGGCGCTCACGGGCATCCCCCTCGCGGACGTCTTGGCGCGAGCCTCGGCCCGTGACCAGCGCCAGCTTGACAGATGGGAGCGCAGGGAGAACATCAGAGGTACGATCGGTCCCGTCACAGACGTCTCTGGACTCAGGTTCCTTCTGGTCGATGACGTCATCACCACGGGCGCAAGCATGCGAGAAGCCACACGTGCGCTTCTGGATCGTGGGGCCGCCGAGGTGAGCTGTTGTGCCTTCGCACGTGTCTGGTAG
- a CDS encoding ABC transporter substrate-binding protein — MITSRKKILALASMLTLTAALFLSGCNLPASPGGEPSNDTSSRTQVQQTVQDSALVNAGTLTVGVNLDAAMAPLCYEQDGDARGLDADLASALAGQMGLKVKFVNVSSPASSLGTVCDVVMGQRASTEGVYTLAGTYAESASAFFHKGDTGIAKVDDLSSKRLGLQGGSVSEAALDRTGLTVEKKGYGKVNDAFAALESGDVDYVLCEAYAGAYLAHSAYEDVRFVGTLNRPEAEGIACSNSNTELSSAVSSALDTLKGNGVYSLIRSRWLGDFDSIEAETDQVKNIPTKQEGTAGATTTGSSTAGTAAGSNAAGSNAAGTTTTGSNAAGT, encoded by the coding sequence ATGATTACGAGCAGGAAGAAGATACTTGCGCTTGCCAGCATGTTGACGCTCACGGCGGCACTGTTCCTCAGCGGATGTAACCTTCCGGCCTCCCCTGGGGGCGAACCCTCGAACGACACATCATCCCGGACTCAGGTCCAGCAGACGGTGCAGGACAGCGCCCTCGTTAACGCTGGTACGCTTACCGTAGGCGTTAACCTCGATGCCGCTATGGCGCCGCTGTGCTACGAGCAGGATGGGGATGCCCGTGGCCTCGACGCAGACCTTGCGTCCGCACTCGCGGGCCAGATGGGGCTTAAGGTCAAGTTTGTGAACGTCTCGAGTCCGGCAAGCTCGCTTGGCACCGTCTGTGATGTCGTTATGGGCCAACGGGCAAGCACCGAGGGTGTCTACACGTTGGCCGGCACATACGCAGAGTCTGCGTCGGCCTTCTTCCACAAGGGTGATACCGGCATCGCCAAGGTTGACGACCTGTCCTCAAAGCGTCTTGGCCTTCAGGGTGGATCGGTGTCTGAGGCTGCGCTCGACCGCACGGGCCTCACGGTCGAGAAAAAGGGTTACGGAAAGGTCAACGATGCCTTTGCAGCCCTTGAGAGTGGAGACGTCGACTATGTGCTCTGCGAGGCCTATGCAGGGGCCTACCTCGCTCACTCCGCCTACGAGGACGTACGCTTCGTGGGCACGCTGAATCGTCCCGAGGCTGAGGGCATCGCCTGCTCGAACTCAAACACAGAGCTGTCCTCGGCCGTATCGAGTGCCCTCGATACCCTCAAGGGTAACGGTGTCTATAGCCTGATCCGAAGCCGTTGGCTGGGAGACTTCGACTCGATCGAGGCGGAGACCGACCAGGTCAAGAACATTCCCACAAAGCAAGAGGGGACAGCGGGTGCCACGACAACGGGTTCCAGCACCGCTGGCACGGCCGCTGGCTCCAACGCGGCGGGCTCCAACGCCGCTGGTACCACGACAACGGGCTCCAATGCTGCAGGTACCTAG
- the hpf gene encoding ribosome hibernation-promoting factor, HPF/YfiA family yields the protein MVDIKISGRKVSVSDGMRDRVTEKIGDALKVFDIQPMNCDVVLRMGRNRTKPERTTCEVTVFVRHNVVRVEANAEDMYTAIDEAASKVSRQLRKYKTRVVDRRQRSVRSIRTNGATETPKDLSSLIESPEDDDNQLVREKVIELTPMTEEEALIQTDLLGHDFYVFMNSTTGLINVIYHRNNGGYGIIKPKDETNGRA from the coding sequence ATGGTTGACATCAAGATCTCGGGACGCAAGGTCTCGGTCTCAGACGGCATGCGCGATCGTGTGACCGAGAAGATAGGAGATGCGCTCAAGGTCTTTGACATCCAGCCCATGAACTGTGATGTCGTCCTGCGCATGGGGAGGAACCGCACTAAACCCGAGCGCACGACCTGCGAGGTGACCGTGTTCGTGCGCCACAACGTGGTGCGTGTCGAGGCGAACGCAGAGGACATGTACACCGCGATCGACGAGGCGGCATCCAAGGTTTCGAGGCAGCTACGCAAGTACAAGACGCGCGTCGTCGACAGAAGGCAACGCAGCGTCCGCTCCATTCGCACGAACGGAGCGACCGAGACGCCCAAGGACCTCAGCTCCCTCATCGAGTCTCCGGAGGACGATGACAACCAGCTCGTACGAGAGAAGGTCATCGAACTCACGCCCATGACCGAGGAGGAGGCACTGATCCAGACGGATCTTCTTGGCCATGACTTCTACGTCTTCATGAACTCGACGACGGGCCTCATCAATGTCATCTACCATCGAAACAACGGTGGCTATGGCATCATCAAGCCCAAGGACGAGACCAATGGCAGAGCCTAA